TTTATTGAATGCGATTGTGATTGATTCGGACGAACATTCTTCTTTGGGATGGGATATTTGTATGAAGCTGCGTGACAATGGATTGTTGGCGAAACCTACGCATGGCAATAAAATTCGTTTTGCGCCTCCTTTGGTGATTACCGAAGAACAACTCTATGAATGTGTGGACATTATTCGAAAGACAGTGTTATCGTTTGAATGATTTACATAAAAAATAATATGATATTAAAAAACCATAACTCTTTTAAAGGGTTATGGTTTTTTGGTTTAAGAGGTATGCTTCGCAATCTACAAAAGCAGAACCTTATTTCCCTATTTTTGTTTTACATCAAAGTGCAAAAATGGCAAAAGACCTATACCATGATTTAGTAAAAGAAGCTCTGATAGGCGAAGGTTGGACAATAACAGATGACCCTTTAGAAGTACCTTCGTTAATTTCAACATTTGAAATTGATTTAGGGGCAGAAAAGATTATTACTGCAGAAAAAGGAACGGAAAAAATTGCAGTTGAAATAAAAAGTTTTATTGGACGCTCTGTACTCCATGATTTTTTCAAGGCTGTTGGTCAATTTGCTTTTTACTACCTAGCTCTGAAAGAAGCCGAACCAGATAGAGAACTTTATCTTGCCATCCCAGATGCAGCCTACGAATTTTTGTTTAGAGATCCAAACACGCATGAAATCTCTAAAATCAATAAGTTAAAATTTATTGTTTACAGTATTAGTGATAAAAATATAAAATTATGGACAGTATCTCCGATAAAGTAGCAAAATACCGTGCCATTGCTCGCAATATCATCACAGAATTAGGCAATAGAAAGGGAAAGCGAAAGTATTTTGACATAGAATATCACACAATTATAGATGATGATACAGGAAATTATATACTTCTTAGAAGTGGTTGGAAGGAAACAAGTCGCTTTTATGCCGTTTTGATTCACATTGAAGTGAAAGAATCGGGAATGGTATGGTTGCATGAAGATCGAACTGATTATATTATTGCTGACATGCTTTTAGAAACAGGTATTTCAAAAAGCGAAATTGTCTTGGGTTTTCACCCTCCAATTGTTCGACCAGAAACAGGCTATGCGGTGGCTTGATTTCAAACCTGTACAAATCAAAAGCTTATAAAATACTTCAAATGCCCCAATACATAGACCTCAGCCATACGATTGAAGATGGGTTGGTGACTTACAAAGGTTTGCCCGCACCCATTATTTGTGATTATCTCAGTCGGGAGGCTTCCAAAGGTGTGTATGCTGATGGGGTAAGTTTTCAGATTGGTAAAATCGAAATGGTTGCCAATACGGGAACGTATATTGATGTGCCTTTTCACCGATATGAGGATGGTAAAGATTTGTCTCAATTTGAAGTAGAAGCCTTTGCCAATTTGGAGGCGGTGTGTATTCATGCGCCTTTTCAGAATGGCTTGGCGGTCGGTGTTTCATTTTTTGAAGGAAAGGATTTAGAAGGGAAAGCAGTTTTGGTGCGAACCGATTGGGCGCAGCACTGGAATACGCCACAATACTATGAGAACCATTCTTTTCTAACCAAAGAAGCGGCTATTTTTTTGAAGGAGGCAGGAGTCAAATTAGTAGGAATTGATTCTCATAATATTGACGATACCCGCTGCAATGCCCGCCCAGTTCATTCTATTTTACTGAAAGACAATGTATTGATAGCCGAGCATCTCTGCAACTTGGATGAACTTCCTTTTGATGTTCCTTTTCGATTTTTTGCAGTGCCTCCAAAAGTCAGAGGGATGGGAACTTTTCCTGTAAGGGCGTTTGCGGTTTTGGGAAGTTAAGGCAATTTAAAGTATTAAATTAGCCAATTCTAAAATACAATGTACTTGTTTCCAAAGTATTGTTTGAAATTGCATTAAAATTTTTAATTTGAATTTACCTAAAACCCATAAACCCAAACCCCTGTTCTTCGTTTCCGCAAATATCCTCTAATAATTTGCTGAACATCAGGATTTTCTCTAAAAGGAATCAGCTCTTTTCGGACGTGTGGTAAAATGGTGAGTTTGTGGAATGTGGTCAATTCATAGATTTCGTTGGCATCCGATTTTTTTGAAGTATCCAATTGAATTACCTCAATAACAGAAGGTTCGGCAATTGTTTCTTCCATTGCAGCCGCTTCACCTTCCTCTTCTTCCACCAAATCTGCATCCGCTTCAATATAGGTTTCTTGCTCCTCATACACCAAAGCATCCGCATCGTATTCTATCACAAAATCACTGTCATTTCCTTCAACAAGATTATTTTCTTCTAAAAACTCATTTTCCTCCAATGATTCCCCTTCAATAGAGTCATCAATGTCCTCCACCTCCTCATTTTCGACCGTATCTTCCAGTTCATCTTCCACCAACAAAGGTTTCATTTTCTCAATAGGCACATACGCATAACCCAAATATTGATTGTTTTCAATCAACACCACCGACTTCTCCAATTCGCTGCGCCCTTTGTCTATAATCAACATATTCTCAGCAGGATAGCTGTAATGATGGACCAACCGATTCATTTTGGCGTTGTGGACTTCCATACTGTCTTGGACTTCCACAAAATCCTCATTCTCATATTCACTCTGTCGAAGCCAAGCCCCAAAAGACTGCAAATCACAGTGCTCCAAACTCAATTGATATTGAAGTGCTGAACGCAGAACAAAGTTAAATGCCTGCCATTTGGACGAAAATTTTTGGAAAAGCTGTTCTGACCTTTCAGGCTTCAAACTGTCAATCTCCAAAGTTTTGAAGCCCTCTTCGTTTACTTCAATGTAAACCCCATATTTATAGCGAATCCTTCTTTGCGCCCGATTGAAGGCTGGCATATAGCGTTTGATTTCGTCCGACTCCAACAAAAGGGCAATCAACTCACTGCCTGTCAAGCGGTATTGAAGGTCGTAAATCACCGCTTTCATGTTTTGTTTTTTGCCCGACTCCAAATCCGTATTGAAGTGACTCATGATTCGGTCTCGAATGTGTAGGCTTTTTCCCAAATACACAATGCGTCCTTTTTTGTCCAAAAAATAATAAACCCCCGTTGCTTGCGGCAAACCTTCTACTTTTTCGGGTGGAAGGTTGGGCGGCAATTTTGCAGTGACGGCAATGCTGCGAACCAGTTTTTTGTCAATGGTAGGATAATGCTGAATAAACAGTTTCTCAAATACTTGGGTGATGGTCTTTGCTCTTTTTTTTAAGTTATAAGCATTGTCGTACTTCAATCCAAAATAGCGACACAATCCTCCCAAACTGTTGCTCTTGGGTTTGTCCTCCAGATTTGCAGCCGTATCAAATCGCTGTTCTATCAACATTTTGAGGTCGAGGTGTGGGCGTTGAAAGCGAAAAGGAGTGGGTTTAAAGGCACTTTTCAACAAACCGTAGCTCAATCGAATATTGAAGCCAACGAGTACGGTGTCTTTTGTAAATTCAAAAATTTGCTCTGCAATGTCTTCAAAGAGAGGAGCTTTCTTCAATCGCTTTTCGGAGAAATTGACCAATGCCATCAAAAATTCAGATACTTCTTTTTCGGGATTGACCAAGGAATGAAAGCGGTCAATGATTTTGCCGTTGGCATATTTCACCAGTGCCACTTCCATGATTTTGTCATGGCGTGGGCTGCCTCCCGTAAATTCGAGGTCAATGATGGTGAATACAACTTCTGACATTTGGTTTCTGTCGCTTTATTGAACACAGAGGCACTGAGACACAGAGTTTTTATTATCAAATAATTGATGATTAGCTCATTGTAGTTTTTGTATCTTTTAGCCAAATGCAAAAATACAATTTTGAAGGAAACAAAATGCTCTCTTTTTTAGTATGGATAGACTTCGGACGTTTTACTTCTCATCTATTTTGCTTCGAATAAGTTAAATTTGGATGTTGTTAAACAAAAAATCGTTTCCAAGATGAGCATAATAGCTCCCATTTACCAGTCACTAATCCACCAATAACTGTTTAATATCCTCCAAATACTCCCGATGATTCGCCAACCTCGGAATCTTGTGCTGTCCGCCCAATTTCCCCCGATTTTTGAGCCATTGATAGAACGTGCCTTTCGGAACGCTTTGCACCAATGGGAAACGCATTGCCATGCCTTTGAAGCGTTTGGCCTCATAGTCGGAGTTGAGTTTTTGCAGTTCTTGGTCGAGAATGGTAGCGAATTGAAGTAAGTCGGCTGGGGCTTCGTCAAATTCAATCAGCCATTCATGTGTACCATTTTCGTCACCCGAAAAATACACAGGAGCAGCCGTATATTCTTGCACCTTTGCGCCCGTTTGTTCACACGCCTTGTGAATCGCTTGGTCGCTATTGTCAATAATCACTTCTTCGCCAAAAGCATTGATAAAGTGACGGGTACGCCCCGAAACCTTGATGCGGTGAGGCGAAAGGGTGGTGAAATGAATGGTGTCGCCAATCCTATACCGCCAAAGCCCCGAATTGGTCGAAATAATCAGCGCATAGTTTTTGCCCACTTCCACTTCCTGCAATTGCAGGGTTTGCGGATTCGCTTTGTCCAATTCTTCCATTGGCATAAATTCGTAAAAAATTCCGTGCTTCAACATCAACAACATATCGTCTCGGTTGGGCGCATCTTGCACCGCAAAAAATCCTTCAGAGGCATTGTAGGTTTGCCAATACTGGGTTTTGTTGGGCGGAATCAGGGCTGCAAATTGTTCTCGATAGGGCGTAAAACTCACGCCTCCATGTATATACAATTCAAAGTTGGGCCAAACCTCCAATAAGTGATTTTTACCAGTGATTTCCAAGAGGCGTTTGATGAGTAGAATCGTCCAAGTCGGCACACCTGCAAGGTGGGTAATATTTTGGTGAACAGTGCTTTGGGCAATTTGCTCCAATTTTAGTTCCCAATTGTCTTGCAGCGCAATAGAAAGTTTGGGTTCATTCAAGAACTTGGCGAAATAGGGCATATTTTGCATCAAAACGGCGGACAAATCTCCATATTTGCTGTGTTGATTGAGTTCGCTGATGCTGTGACTGCCGCCCATAATGATGGCCTTGCCTGTATAGACTTGTGTTTTGGGATGGGTGTGGCAATACATGGTCATGCTGTCCATTCCACCTTTGAAGTGGCAGTTTTTTAGGGCATCTTTGCTGACAGGTATAAATTTGCTTTTGTCGCTCGTTGTTCCCGAAGATTTGGCAAACCATTGAATGGGTTGTGACCACAGTACATTTTGTTCGCCTGCCATTGTGCGGGTGATATAGGGTTTGAGGCTATCGTAATCTTGTATCGAAACCCTTTTTTTGAAGTCCGCAATGCTGGAAATATGTTGGTAGTCGTGGTCTTTGCCCCAAGCAGTATTTTTGGCTTTGTGAACCAATTCTTTGAAAACCTGTTTTTGGGCTTCAATGGGAGATTGCAGCCAATGGTCAATGCTGGATTGACGGCTCGATAGGTATTTGGAGGCAATGGTGTTGAGGAGGTGCATATTGGTTTGTTTTGAAGGGGTGAAAATAGGGAATATTAGGCAAAAAAAAATAGGTCACATCTAATATTAGATATGACCTATTTTTTTGACTAAGCATTAGTCGCCAATCTATTCATCACTGTATTAAAACCGTGGACAATAGATTTTTCTATTCGGTTTACAGTCAGCCGTTTTACCGCTATACGTAAGCGACAATTCTGCTGCACCTTGACCATTACTTGCTCTCTCCAAGTCCGAAACGTTGATATCATAAGAGAAACCAAATTTGAAGGAAGAAAAGTCAATACCCAAAAGCATCACAATCGCATCATTTGCACGGTACCATCCGCCTAAATAAAGGGCTGAACCTGTGTCGTAGCGACCAGAATCGAAATGGTAGCCAAATGCTGCTCCCAAAATTGTCAAAGTATTGCTTGCCTGACTCATATACATGACACTTGGCGAAATGCTAAATTGATCATTGACGAAGATGCTACCACCACCATGCAACACCAATCTTGGAGAAAGTTGATTTTTCTCTCCCTCAGCAGTCAAGAAAGTTTCTACGGGTTTGGTAGCGTGATTGTACGCTCCACCTGCGTAGAGGCTTACAGTTTCATTGACCGAAGCGGTAAACAAACCTCCTAAGCGCAAATCCATATAGCTGAATTGGTCATTATCAATGGATTCATTGTTTGGCAATGCAGAGTTGATTTGATAGTCTTCGATTTGGGAATCGAAAGTCAATCTTGTGAAATCTACACTTTTTTGGGTATAACCAAACTGCCCGCCCAAACTTAGCACGTACTGAGCCTCTTGATCCAAAGCTTTGTGGTAAGCCAAAGATGCCAAAGCAGAGGTTTCGGTAAGCACGCCATCACCAGATTGGTCACGATACAACACCACTCCTGCGCCTACGTGATCGCCACCTAACTGACAGCTCAACAAAGACATATCGAAGCCCAAAACGAAAGTTTCGTAGGGTGCTGGAATAGAAGCCCATTGATTGCGATAGGTTAAACCTGCTCGATAGCTTCCGTTGAGATTTCCAGTCATTGCAGGATTGACCATCAATGGCTGAGAGTAAAATTGAGATAGATGAATGTCTTGAGCAAAGCCAATTTGAGTGGCAGCCAAGAGTATCATTGCGACAAATAACTTAGTACACGTTTTCATCATAGGAAATGTTTAATAAAGGAGTTATTTCTTAAACTTTAGAACCGCTAAAGTTAAGTAGTAAATAGGAAACATTCAATCTTTTTTTTGGTGAATGAGTGTTTATATATGCTACAATACACTGACTCTAACAAATATACTCAAATAAACGTACAATTCTTTGAGATTATTATTGCTTGTCAGCAAACTTTCATATTCATTGTTAGCTGAATGGCAATTTTTCTTTTAGACCTTATAGGGGCAAAAAGCGAAACTTGCGTCATCTTCACCAGATAGGATAAACAAGCAGGCAAATTTTGAAGGGTCTTTGTAAACATGCTTAAAAGTAGCTACTTTTTTGGCATCAATAAGAGATTTGTTGACAAATTCTTCAACTAATGAAGCATTGAAGGACCAATCTGTTTGCATTTGCTCAGCTATGACAATCGGACGACCGATATTGATTGCAGTTTCTCGATGTGCTACAAAAATCGGATAATCAGATATTTGTTTGCTGATTACTCCCAAAGCGACTTTTTGTAGATAATCCGAATATACTTCCACATCGTGCTGTACGCTTTCTAATATTTGTTCTGGTAAAGGCATGATAACTGGTTTTTGTAAAAACTATTATGGATAGATAGATTTCCAGCTACAAGTATAGCCTTTTTTACCAATTCACGCAAAATTCAAAGACTTTTCCAAAACTACTTTTGCTGCTTGGCATTTGAAAATTATTATTTAGCTTGCACTGCAAATAATAAATTTAGCATGTTTGAACGGATAAAATATTGGTATCGGGCAGTTCGATACAAATACAAATTGGATAAAGTCGAAATTCGCTATATCCTGGCGAATGTGAAGCAAGGGCAAATTGCAGTAGATATTGGCGCACACAAAGGAGGTTATTTGTATTGGCTTCAAAAAAAAGTCGGGTCAAAAGGTTGGGTATTTGCTTTTGAGCCACAGCCAAAATTGAGTCAATATTTGTTGAAAATTTGTGCTAAAAAGAAATACAAGAATGTAATCATTGAAAATATGGGGGTTTCTGCTCAAAAAGGTAGCTTTGACTTGTTTCTTCCTAACGGTAAATCCTCTTCACCTGGCGCAAGTCTGCAAAAACATCACAAGACGACTTCAAAATTCCACAATAGCATCGAAATACAGACAACTACTTTAGATGAATATTTTTTGAAGGAACGTTATTTGAAACCGCATTTTCTGAAAATTGATGTGGAAGGACATGAGTTGGAAGTGTTTAAAGGGGGAGAACAATTATTGAAGGAAGTGAAACCAAAAATTTTGGTGGAATGTGAACAAAGACATCTACATGACACAAGTATTGACCAAGTATTTCAATTTTTACTCGATTTGGGCTACAAGGGTTATTTTATTCATCAAAATGAGTGGAAACCTTTGATTCATTTTTCGGTCGGAAAACACCAAAGAATAATGGACGGGCGTTATTGGATGTCACCTGATTACTGCAATAATTTTATCTTTGAATAATGAACCGAATTTATCTTATAGCGGATACCTTATTGGCTACAATGGCTCGCCCGAGGGGAGGTGATTGGTTGCAGGACGATTTGATGTCTTTGAAGAAGAGAGAGGTTACGGTTTTGGTCTGTTTGTTGGAAAAAGAAGAAATGTATGAATTGCAGTTGGAGGAAGAAGCGAATGACTGCAAAAAGGCTGGAATGGAGTGGATTCATTTTCCGATTGCAGATTTTGGATTGCCTACAAATGAAAAAATGACGAATAAGTTGATTCTGCAATTAAAAGAATATGTGGAATCAGGTAAAAAGGTGGTCATACATTGTAGAATGGGTATCGGGCGTTCTTCAACAATTGCAGCTGCTACTTTGGTGGCTTTAGGAACACATACGACTGAAACGGCTTTTGAGGCGATTACCATAGAGAGAGGTTTGCGTGTTCCTGATACTCAGCAACAAATAGATTGGGTGAAGCGTTTTGAACAATGGCATGAAAATTTTTGACAGCTAAAAGGGCGTAGCCAAGCCCCGATTTGTAGCACAATAGATTTAGTTATTTACAATAGGCGCGTAGCTTCGGCACAATTAAATAACTGGTTTTCTGCTGTGCCGAGGCTATCTCCCTTAAAGAATCAATTATTTGCGTCGTTTCTACAAATAGGGTCGCAGCTATGCTGCTGAAATAATCAAACAATTTATTTTACGCTGTATTAAGGGCGGAAAGTTTTTTTAGTATCATTTTAATTTTTATGAATTCTGTGAATATTCTTCGTTTAAGTTTCTTTATAGGTATGGGTATTTTTTGTGTTACTTTACTGCAAAGTTGTGGTGAAGAAGACTATGTTCCGAAGCCCAAGGGTTATTTTCGCATCGTTTTACCAGAACCTGCCTATACCCCTTATGTATCTGAGGATTGTCCTTTTGCGTTTGAACGCCCAACCTATGCACAGGTGCAGAAAGATGTGAGCAATGGAGCAGAAAATACCTGTTGGATGAATCTTCAATATCCCGACTTCAATGCCAAGGTACATTTGTCCTACAAGGAAGTAGGCGGAAAAGCGGATAACCTGCCCAAACTTATCAACGATGCCTACAAACTCAATTCTAAGCACGTCCGAAAGGCAGATTACATCGAAGAAGTACCCATTCACAACCAACATGGAGTGATGGGATTGTGGTATGAAGTAGGTGGTGATGCGGCTTCTTCTACGCAGTTTTACCTCACTGATAGTCTGCACCATTTTATATGGGGTTCACTTTATTTCTCCAATACGCCGAATGAGGATTCGATTGCACCTGTGGCAAAGTTCATTCGCAAGGACTTAGATAAGTTTGTGGAGAGTTTTGAGTGGAAATAAGGGTTAATTTTGCTCCTCAATTTCGGTTACTCTAAACGCTATTATTTTCCCCATCAGTTCAAAAGGCATCTCTTCCTTCAAAGGAAATTGAATCGAGCCTTTTCCCGTTTTGTATTTTGACAGTTCTTCTTGAAATGCTTGATTTCCGCTCGGAAGCGCATATAATCCAACGTGGTTTTTGAATGCCGCAAAATACACCAAAGGTTTACCTTTCAATTTGTAAGCAGGCATACCATAGCTGATACTTTCTTCTGAATCAGGTACAGTTTCTCTAATAAATGCTCGAATATCTTTTAGGATATTTTGAATGTCTGCTTCAAATCCTGCGATGTATTCGTCAATATTTTTGGGTTTATGGAGAAGCATATTTTTAACCTAAATAATTTACCAATTGTCAAGATTATTAGATAAATGATTCATAATCAACAATTGGAAATGAAATTGATTTTTTGAAAAAAAAACCGTGCTTAACAATTAACCATTATCCTTCCGTCAATTCCCAAAAAGTATCTTCTTTATTATTCTCTACCCTATCCAAACAAGGAAAATCCTTTTCAATCAAAATGTGAGGTTGCCCAGCAGATGCTTCTACTTCAATGCCTACCTCATTGGAGTTCATCCATTGATTAGCTGTTGCAACAGGAATATACACCTGCAATTCATTGTTTTGAAACTCAGCCGTTACCAATGTTACTTCCTCCCGAATTGTCAATGAATAGACAAAGGTCACTCCTACACCAAAGTCAATGCTTTCTGAGACCATGCCAGTTTCTTGCAGTTGTTGGAGGTCTGACTTTCTGACTCTCAATCGAATACTGTCTTGAACACATCGTAATTTCATAGAAAATCTTTGTTTATGGATGATAAATATACAGTTTACCCACCAAAGGTTTGCTATTTCGAGAAGTCAATTTCCAATAATAAAGACCACTTGGGAAATTTTCTCTGGGAGAGAAGGTGAGTGTGTAGTCTTTTGTGTCGATAGGTAATGATGCTTTGAAAACTCTACCCTTGTGGTTTCGGATGCTGAGGTCAGTTATGTGAGAGAGTGGTTTTTCAAACTGAAAATCAACGCTATTGAAGTAAAGTGCATTGGGAAGAGGTTGAATTACTTGTAGGTCTTCAATGTCTGATTTTCGATAGTTGCTTTGTGTTTTCAATAGGCGTTCCATGGAAGGTATTTCTACTGCTTCTGCCATCAATTGCTGCAAAATAGCCTCAATATTTTGTGGATTATCAGAGATAGAATAATGGCTTTTTTCGTTTTGTTCAAATACGGGATGAGGAGCTAAGTCTTGGTAATCAATTCCTTCAATGGCATCAAACAAAACCACTATTAAGCTACTGCAATAGTTGCAAACATTGGTGTGTTCTTGCACACTATCAGGTAGTTGAGTGACTTTGTCCAATTTCATGGCATCTGCATACATCGCACGGGCAATGGTAGTCAAATGACCATCAGAGTCAAAATAGATAGGGTAGTTTTGTTGCATGGTAAATGTTGTTGATTGATGTAATAATAAGAGTTGAACTTACTTTTCCTTACTGCTCATAACGTTTTTGTGTGTCCGTTTCGGCAAGTATTTGGAAATTTAGTTGTGGTAAAAAACATAAACTCTCTCTCCAAACCACTCATAAGCGTATTTGGCAACATTTCTGTCTTTGTTGATTTTCTGCAATAGATTCTTGTAGAACTGTTCTGTTGATTTTTTGTCGTTTACTCCTCGGTCTATCACCGTCAATAAAAGTAATTTTGCAATGATTTGGTTGCGCTGTCGGGTAAACCATTTTCGTAAAGTATCGGGATTTCCCTGTTTGTTTTCCCAAATATCGAGGTATTCATTGAGGGTTCTCCAAACGTTCCCTGAGCTTTCGTGGGTGTAGTCTGCACCAAAAAAAGCCAACATCTTTGTTTCTGTTTTTGTAGTGAGTTGTAGGTTTTTTACATCCGAATGATAGAGGATGAGCTGATAACTTGTTTTCAAGCAAAGTTCAAACTTTAGACGATTGGTCGCTGAAAATAATTGCAGGAGTTGCTGCAAGCGTTTGAGTTGGAGCGAAAGACTTAAATCATCTGAAAGCTGGTCGAAAGGATTGACGTTATTGCTTTTGTTTTCTATTAATGAAGCCTTCAATTCCAGAGAATTGCGATTTTTTTGGGTTTGATAGAGCGAACGGTGAATGTCGGTGAATAGGTTTTGAACGACTCGATAGAGATAGGTGCGAAACAGGGTTTCTTGTTTGGATTCAAACTGCTGCAACTGTCCATTTTGTAGGCGTTCGATTAGTTTTTGTTGTACCCATTGTAGCACATCTTCTGCGTCTTGCATTTTGATGAAATCGGTATTGACCAAATAATCCAATCGTGCGCTGATATAGGGAATGTATTTTACTATCAATTGTGGTGACTGTTGGCGAAGCAATTGAAGGTCTAAAATATCGCTGCAAATCACTTGTGTGCATTCCACCAATAAGGTCAAAGCATAGGTTTTGCCTTCGGCTTTGTCCTGATATTTTGCCAGCCTTAGCGGGAGTCTCTGAAATACAATTGTTTCGATGATTTCTAATTCGCTATCCGATACGCCCACTTTTTGCCAAAACTGATGTACCAATTGCAGGACTACTTTTTCGTATTTTTCAACCAAACGATTTGGATTGTCCTGTAAGAGTATTTCATCGGTGGATTTTTTTTTGAAAATCACTTTTTAATTGTTGAATGATAAAAGGCTAAACAAGATACGTTAAATTGAATAAATTAATGAAAGAAGTTATTATTTGGAGTAAAAATAGTTCAGTGTTGCCGAAATGCAAAATGAGAAACGTTTGAAGTAAAGGAAAGGTGTGTGTTTTGTATATTTGAACAAGATTTTATAGATGGCTATTTAACAAAAAAGGAAAGTACGACAATGAAGCAAGCTAATAATCAGGAGCAAAAAATGGAGTCTTATCGGTCGGAGATAACAAGATTTTACGATGAGGGAAAATTTGACACTTGTTTACAATTGATAGAGGAGGTTGATTTTTTTTTGAAGGAAGAAGGATTTACCGAAAGTGAATGGCAGATTGTTAATCTGAATCTTAAAGGGAAAATTTTTTATCGTCAATCAAATTATGATTCGGCTAAGGAGAGTTATCAGTTGGCTTTAGAAATACAAAGTAAATTGTCGCAACCTAAAGATAGCGAACTGGTTAAGTCGTTGTTGGGTATGGCACAAGTAAATTTAGGTAAAGGTGTAGAATTGGTTGATGCTCTTTACTATTTGGAGAAAGCCTTGTCAACAGCAAAAAAAACAAATTTGTTAGTGCCATTGCCCTTTATTTACAATTCAACAGGTTTGTACTATTCGTATACAGCAAATTTTGATAAGGCCATAGAACACTTTAACTTAGCTATTGAAGCCGAGGTGAATGTATCTGGAAAAATTAGTTCTATTGCCTACCATACAAATATTGCAGCTTGTTATCGCAAAAATGGGGATTATGAAGAGGCATTGAATTATTGCTACAAAGCCTTAAATATATTGAATCAGAATGATGACCAAGACAGTGATAAAAGAGCTGTAGTTTTTGCTCTTTTAGGAAGTTCATATATTTACAAAACACAATTTGATAAAGGGCTGATATACTGTCAACGTGCATTGGAACTTTGGACAAGCATTTTTGGTGAAAAACATCCCAATATTGCATCCGTTTCAGATAAAATGGCATTTGCTTATTTTTATCAAAAACGATATGATGAGGCCTTACCTTTCTATGA
This window of the Chitinophagales bacterium genome carries:
- a CDS encoding DUF1801 domain-containing protein — translated: MLLHKPKNIDEYIAGFEADIQNILKDIRAFIRETVPDSEESISYGMPAYKLKGKPLVYFAAFKNHVGLYALPSGNQAFQEELSKYKTGKGSIQFPLKEEMPFELMGKIIAFRVTEIEEQN